CGCCTTCGAGACGTACCGGCAGAATTTCCACTACCTCCGAGAGTCGAGCCTGCCCGCCGAGGACGTCGACAAGATCCTCCACCACAACGCGCAGATCGTTCTGGGCCTCCCACACTAGGCACGGTCTCTATGGTCGACCTGAGCTTCGACAAGGCTGCCGCGGCCTACGATAGTTTCATGGGGCGGTGGTCGCGCCTGTACATTCCCAAGCTGATCGACACGATGCAGCTCCGCCCCGGCCACCGGGTGCTCGACGTGGCGGCCGGGACCGGCGAGGCCGCCTTCGCGTGCGCGGCGGCGATCGGCGAGCATGGGGCCGTCGTCGCCTCGGACGTGTCGGTGGCCATGCTACGTATCGCCCACGCCAAGGCGGCCGGCCAGCGCATGCTGTTGCTCGCCTCGGAGGGGCAAGCGCTGGCCTGTCGCGCGGCCAGCTTCGATGCCGTGATGTGCGTCCTGGGGCTCATGTTCTTTCCGGATCCCCTGGCCGGCCTCCTGGAGATGCATCGGGTGCTGCGCCCGGGTGGCCGCCTCGCCCTCTCGGTGTGGGCGGCGCCTGATCGCGTGCCGCTGGTGACCA
The sequence above is a segment of the Candidatus Methylomirabilota bacterium genome. Coding sequences within it:
- a CDS encoding class I SAM-dependent methyltransferase → MVDLSFDKAAAAYDSFMGRWSRLYIPKLIDTMQLRPGHRVLDVAAGTGEAAFACAAAIGEHGAVVASDVSVAMLRIAHAKAAGQRMLLLASEGQALACRAASFDAVMCVLGLMFFPDPLAGLLEMHRVLRPGGRLALSVWAAPDRVPLVTIMLEALVRYLPGERQAIGRVFSLSDPRHLASLIEGAGFAEVSVTRETRRLAFESFQDYWGPVEDGGSRASAPYHELPRDAQESIRADVRRGLGGFAVGERFVMEVDMLLASGRR